A region of Bacillota bacterium DNA encodes the following proteins:
- a CDS encoding basic amino acid ABC transporter substrate-binding protein, whose amino-acid sequence MEIPWARINIRRAGRKKPREAESFCHCIQHSKAGYSRRRRHLRKAVVALLLVVLTLAAVGGVAAAQSQVLRVGVNAAFPPFEYVDEVTGEILGFDIALIREIAARLGMEVEIINTAWEGIIPGLLAGHYDVIISAMTITDERVRAVDFSDPYFATGQVIVVRSDDDRIKEPADLMGKVVAVQIGSTGHFAAETIPGVLRIDPYPLAPEAFLALKTGRADAVVVDELVAILEDRANPGEIKVVGTPFTIEYYGIALRKGREDLLRAINRTLAQIRADGTYDKLYNEWILGQ is encoded by the coding sequence ATGGAAATACCTTGGGCACGCATAAATATTCGTCGCGCCGGCAGGAAAAAGCCCAGAGAGGCAGAATCATTCTGCCATTGCATTCAACATTCCAAAGCAGGATACAGTAGGAGGCGTCGTCATTTGCGGAAGGCGGTTGTTGCTCTGCTGCTTGTCGTTCTCACGCTGGCGGCCGTCGGCGGCGTCGCCGCAGCCCAAAGCCAGGTGCTGCGCGTCGGCGTCAACGCGGCGTTTCCTCCGTTTGAGTACGTGGACGAGGTCACAGGCGAAATTCTCGGCTTCGACATCGCCCTGATCCGCGAGATCGCAGCGCGGCTGGGCATGGAAGTGGAGATTATCAACACGGCCTGGGAGGGCATCATCCCGGGGCTGCTGGCGGGTCACTACGACGTTATCATCTCCGCCATGACCATCACCGACGAGCGGGTGCGGGCCGTGGACTTCTCCGACCCCTACTTCGCGACCGGGCAGGTCATCGTCGTGCGCAGCGACGACGACCGCATCAAGGAGCCGGCTGACCTGATGGGTAAGGTCGTCGCGGTGCAGATTGGCTCGACGGGCCATTTCGCAGCCGAGACGATTCCGGGCGTGCTGCGCATCGACCCGTACCCGCTGGCGCCGGAAGCGTTCCTGGCGCTGAAGACGGGCCGGGCCGACGCGGTGGTCGTGGACGAGCTGGTGGCCATTCTGGAGGACCGGGCGAACCCCGGCGAGATCAAGGTGGTCGGCACGCCGTTCACGATTGAGTACTATGGCATCGCACTGCGCAAGGGCCGGGAGGACCTGCTGCGAGCCATCAACAGGACCCTGGCGCAAATCAGGGCGGACGGCACGTACGATAAACTGTACAACGAGTGGATTCTGGGGCAATAA
- a CDS encoding superoxide dismutase — protein MPKHELPPLPYAYDALEPYIDAQTMEIHHTKHHAAYVNGLNAALEKYPDLQDKSVEELLRDIKNIPADIQTAVRNQGGGHANHSLFWTIMAPNAGGTPQGKLAEAILKAFGSFEAFKEEFTKAAMGRFGSGWAWLVVDKDRNLKVISTPNQDSPLMDGLTPILGLDVWEHAYYLKYQNRRADYVQAFWNVINWEAVKANYEKAIS, from the coding sequence ATGCCCAAGCATGAACTGCCGCCGTTGCCGTACGCCTACGACGCCTTGGAGCCGTACATCGACGCGCAGACGATGGAGATTCACCATACCAAGCACCACGCGGCGTACGTCAACGGCCTGAACGCGGCGTTGGAGAAGTACCCGGATCTGCAGGACAAGTCGGTGGAAGAGCTGCTCCGCGACATCAAGAACATCCCGGCCGACATTCAGACGGCGGTCCGCAACCAGGGCGGCGGCCACGCCAACCACTCGCTGTTCTGGACCATCATGGCGCCCAACGCGGGCGGCACGCCTCAAGGCAAACTGGCCGAGGCCATTCTGAAGGCGTTCGGCAGCTTCGAGGCGTTCAAGGAAGAGTTCACGAAGGCCGCCATGGGCCGCTTCGGCAGCGGCTGGGCTTGGCTCGTCGTCGACAAGGACCGCAATCTGAAGGTCATCAGCACGCCGAACCAGGACAGCCCGCTCATGGACGGCCTGACGCCCATCCTCGGCCTGGACGTTTGGGAACACGCGTACTACCTCAAGTACCAGAACCGCCGGGCCGACTACGTGCAGGCGTTCTGGAACGTCATCAACTGGGAGGCCGTTAAGGCCAACTACGAGAAGGCCATCTCGTGA
- a CDS encoding nickel transporter: MGFDWNLVVQSLPAITRGAWMTLILTVISISLGLVLGTILGLMRLARFRLVSAFASAYVWFFRGTPLLIQLFLIYYAMPPLLGITLDRWQAGITALSLNSAAYIAEIVRAGIQSIDVGQTEAAYALGLTKFQTARFIVLPQAFRRIIPPLGNEFILLLKDSSLVSVIALEELLRAGQLIVTRTFRPVEIYSLVAVMYLLMTTVISMLVTLVERKLRIELRNGRSRNRNARAVARESAP, translated from the coding sequence GTGGGTTTCGACTGGAATTTGGTCGTGCAGTCGCTGCCGGCGATTACGCGCGGCGCCTGGATGACCCTTATCCTGACCGTCATTTCCATCTCGCTCGGGCTGGTGCTGGGCACCATCCTGGGGCTGATGCGGCTGGCCCGTTTCAGGCTTGTCAGCGCCTTTGCTTCGGCGTACGTGTGGTTTTTCCGCGGCACGCCGCTGTTGATCCAGCTGTTTCTCATCTACTACGCCATGCCGCCGCTGCTCGGCATCACGCTGGACCGCTGGCAGGCGGGCATTACGGCCTTGAGCCTCAATTCGGCCGCGTACATCGCCGAGATCGTGCGCGCCGGCATTCAGTCCATCGACGTCGGCCAGACCGAAGCGGCCTACGCCTTGGGCCTCACCAAGTTCCAGACGGCCCGGTTCATTGTGCTGCCCCAGGCGTTTCGCCGTATCATTCCTCCGCTGGGCAACGAGTTTATTTTGCTGCTGAAGGACTCGTCGCTGGTGTCGGTCATCGCCCTGGAGGAGCTGCTGCGGGCCGGCCAGCTCATCGTGACGCGCACGTTCCGGCCGGTTGAGATTTACTCGCTGGTGGCCGTCATGTATCTGCTGATGACGACGGTCATCTCCATGCTGGTGACGCTTGTCGAGCGCAAGCTGCGCATCGAGCTGCGGAACGGGCGGAGCCGGAACCGCAACGCGCGGGCCGTTGCCCGGGAAAGCGCGCCCTGA
- a CDS encoding basic amino acid ABC transporter substrate-binding protein encodes MTSMCRNGVVLLLAVLLTLAAAGMASAQVLRVGSDVAYPPFEYVDEATGEYVGFDMDIIREIGRRLGMDVQVINVAWEGIIPGLLSGHYDVIISAMTITNERAQAVDFSDPYFATGQVILVRADDDRIKEPADLKGKRVAVQIGTTGHFAAERIEGAVVEHYPLTPEAILALKLGRADAVVLDELVALEEVRANPGQVKVVGTPFTIEYYGIAIRKGNPDLLRAINLALAQMKADGTYDEIYDRWFGDR; translated from the coding sequence ATGACGAGTATGTGCAGGAACGGGGTCGTGTTGCTGCTGGCCGTCCTGCTGACGCTGGCGGCCGCGGGGATGGCGTCGGCGCAGGTGCTGCGCGTGGGCTCGGACGTCGCGTATCCGCCGTTCGAGTACGTGGATGAAGCGACGGGCGAGTACGTAGGTTTTGACATGGACATCATACGCGAGATCGGCCGCCGCCTCGGCATGGACGTGCAGGTTATCAACGTCGCTTGGGAAGGCATTATCCCCGGCCTGCTCAGCGGCCACTACGACGTCATCATCTCGGCCATGACCATCACCAACGAACGCGCCCAGGCCGTGGACTTCTCCGATCCGTACTTCGCGACGGGGCAAGTCATCCTGGTGCGGGCCGACGACGACCGGATTAAGGAGCCGGCGGATCTGAAGGGCAAGCGGGTAGCGGTCCAGATCGGCACGACGGGCCACTTCGCCGCGGAACGCATCGAGGGTGCCGTCGTGGAGCACTACCCGCTGACGCCGGAAGCCATTCTGGCGCTGAAGCTCGGGCGGGCCGACGCGGTGGTCCTCGACGAGCTGGTGGCCCTCGAGGAAGTGCGGGCCAATCCCGGCCAGGTGAAAGTGGTCGGAACGCCCTTTACGATTGAGTATTACGGCATTGCGATTCGGAAAGGCAACCCGGATCTGCTGCGGGCTATCAACCTCGCGCTCGCGCAGATGAAGGCCGACGGCACGTACGACGAAATTTACGACCGTTGGTTCGGCGATCGGTAA